The following proteins are encoded in a genomic region of Acetobacter oryzoeni:
- the lptB gene encoding LPS export ABC transporter ATP-binding protein, with amino-acid sequence MNQEVTWTSEETVREEVVGLGPEPTDIHAPHRPGHGLYARGIGKSYKKREVVKNVSIEVHRGEAVGLLGPNGAGKTTSFYMIVGLVQPDTGSITLDGADITQLPMYRRARLGIGYLPQEASIFRGLNVEQNILAALEVVEPDPDQRQVMLDGLLSEFGISHLRRSPSLALSGGERRRLEIARALASQPHYILLDEPLAGIDPIAVGEIRDLVSHLKDRGIGVLITDHNVRETLEVIDRAYIMHSGQVLMQGVPEEIVAHEDVRRVYLGESFSL; translated from the coding sequence ATGAATCAGGAAGTCACCTGGACGTCGGAAGAAACGGTTCGTGAAGAAGTGGTGGGCCTAGGCCCGGAACCGACTGATATTCATGCCCCGCATCGCCCCGGCCACGGCCTGTACGCACGCGGCATTGGCAAAAGCTATAAAAAGCGCGAGGTGGTGAAAAACGTTTCCATCGAGGTGCATCGGGGGGAAGCCGTTGGCCTGCTGGGGCCAAACGGTGCGGGTAAAACCACCAGCTTTTATATGATTGTGGGCCTTGTGCAGCCCGATACCGGCTCCATTACGCTGGATGGTGCGGATATTACGCAGTTGCCCATGTATAGGCGCGCACGACTTGGCATTGGTTACCTGCCGCAGGAAGCCAGCATTTTCCGTGGCCTGAATGTAGAGCAGAACATTCTGGCCGCTTTGGAAGTGGTGGAACCAGACCCCGACCAACGGCAGGTGATGCTGGATGGGTTGCTGAGCGAGTTTGGCATCAGCCATTTGCGCCGCTCCCCCTCTCTTGCCCTTTCAGGGGGTGAACGCCGCCGTCTGGAAATTGCCCGCGCACTGGCCAGCCAGCCCCATTATATTCTGCTGGATGAACCTCTGGCCGGGATTGACCCCATTGCCGTGGGGGAAATTCGTGATCTGGTGTCTCACCTTAAAGATCGCGGCATCGGCGTGCTGATTACCGACCATAACGTGCGAGAAACGCTGGAAGTGATTGACCGCGCCTATATCATGCACAGCGGTCAGGTGCTGATGCAGGGCGTGCCAGAAGAAATTGTGGCCCATGAAGATGTGCGCCGCGTGTATCTGGGTGAAAGCTTCTCGCTCTAG